The following proteins come from a genomic window of Deltaproteobacteria bacterium:
- a CDS encoding iron ABC transporter permease, whose amino-acid sequence MTGGGKKSGAVFPVLAAALLGALALSAATGPVSISPRAAFDAIFRGTDDTPARVLLSLRLPRALLGALVGGALASSGVAFQALLRNPLADPYILGVSGGAAVGALTVALFLSADASPLLPLCAFGGAALSALAVFLLARRRSGVSPERLILMGVVVGAFLNAVIMLMVTLAPPGKIPGALYWLMGDLGLGTPRRVAVLFPYVALGTVLLYLLSRGLDLLLLGDHAAFQAGLSVERVKTATYLTASLLAGSVVAVSGLIGFVGLIVPHGARVLVGSGHRRLLPAAFLLGGAFLVLSDTLARAASPAGELPVGAVTALAGAPFFLYLLRRNGGRS is encoded by the coding sequence GTGACGGGGGGCGGGAAAAAGAGCGGCGCGGTATTCCCCGTGCTCGCCGCGGCGCTCCTTGGCGCGCTGGCCCTCTCCGCGGCCACCGGGCCGGTGTCGATCTCCCCCCGCGCGGCCTTCGACGCGATCTTCCGGGGAACGGACGACACTCCCGCCCGGGTCCTGTTGTCCCTGCGGCTCCCGCGAGCGCTGCTGGGCGCCCTCGTGGGCGGGGCTCTCGCCTCTTCCGGCGTCGCCTTCCAGGCGCTGCTGCGCAACCCGCTTGCCGACCCGTACATCCTCGGAGTGTCGGGGGGCGCCGCGGTGGGCGCCCTCACGGTGGCCCTCTTCCTGTCGGCGGACGCTTCCCCGCTCCTTCCGCTGTGCGCCTTCGGCGGAGCGGCGCTGTCCGCCTTGGCCGTCTTCCTCCTCGCCCGCCGCCGGAGCGGCGTCTCCCCGGAGCGGCTCATCCTGATGGGTGTCGTCGTGGGAGCGTTCCTCAACGCGGTCATCATGCTGATGGTGACCCTCGCCCCGCCAGGGAAGATCCCCGGAGCCCTGTATTGGCTGATGGGGGACCTGGGCCTGGGAACCCCCCGCCGCGTGGCGGTCCTCTTCCCGTACGTCGCGCTCGGCACGGTCCTCCTGTACCTGCTCTCCCGCGGCCTGGACCTGCTCCTCCTCGGCGATCACGCCGCGTTCCAGGCGGGGCTCTCCGTGGAGCGGGTGAAGACGGCGACGTACCTCACGGCGTCGCTGCTTGCCGGCTCGGTCGTGGCGGTCTCGGGTCTGATCGGATTCGTCGGGCTCATCGTTCCCCACGGCGCGCGGGTGCTGGTCGGTTCCGGGCATCGCCGCCTCCTGCCGGCCGCGTTCCTGCTGGGCGGCGCGTTCCTCGTCCTCTCCGACACGCTCGCCCGCGCCGCGTCCCCCGCGGGGGAATTGCCGGTGGGCGCGGTCACCGCCCTCGCCGGCGCGCCCTTCTTCCTCTATCTGCTGCGCCGCAACGGGGGACGGTCGTGA